A section of the Sebastes fasciatus isolate fSebFas1 chromosome 21, fSebFas1.pri, whole genome shotgun sequence genome encodes:
- the bambia gene encoding BMP and activin membrane-bound inhibitor homolog a: MDRQSTFISIWLQLELCAMAVLLTKGEIRCYCDAPHCVATGYMCKSELNACFTKVLDPLNVNSPLTHGCLDPVANAADICSSLSRPADILGGAPTLECCHDDMCNYRGLQDLAHTRDSTDHSRYQPDSSNRNLVTRVQELASAKEVWFRAAVIAVPIAGGLILVLLIMLALRMLRSENKRLQDQRQQMLSRLHYSFHGHHTKKGHVAKLDLECMVPVTGHENCCLTCDKMRQADLGNDKILSLVHWGMYSGHGKLEFV; encoded by the exons ATGGATCGCCAGTCCACTTTCATTTCCATTTGGCTACAACTGGAGCTCTGTGCCATGGCTGTTCTTCTCACTAAAG gAGAAATAAGGTGTTACTGTGACGCGCCGCACTGCGTGGCCACCGGTTACATGTGCAAGTCGGAACTGAACGCCTGCTTCACCAAGGTGCTGGACCCGCTCAACGTAAACTCCCCCCTCACCCACGGGTGTTTAGACCCCGTCGCCAACGCGGCGGATATCTGCAGCAGCCTCTCCAGGCCCGCTGACATCCTCGGAGGTGCGCCGACGCTGGAGTGCTGCCACGACGACATGTGCAACTACAGAGGCCTGCAGGACCTGGCGCACACCAGAGACTCGACag ATCATAGCCGGTACCAGCCGGACAGCAGCAACAGGAACCTGGTGACCCGGGTCCAGGAGCTGGCCTCGGCCAAGGAGGTATGGTTCCGGGCGGCGGTGATCGCCGTCCCCATCGCCGGCGGCCTCATCCTGGTGCTGCTCATCATGCTGGCGCTGCGAATGCTGCGCAGCGAGAACAAGCGGCTGCAGGACCAGCGGCAGCAGATGCTGTCGCGGCTCCACTACAGCTTCCACGGCCACCACACCAAGAAGGGCCACGTGGCGAAGCTGGACCTGGAGTGCATGGTGCCCGTCACGGGCCACGAGAACTGCTGCCTGACCTGCGACAAGATGAGGCAGGCCGACCTGGGCAACGACAAGATCCTGTCTCTGGTGCACTGGGGGATGTACAGCGGCCACGGAAAGCTGGAGTTTGTATGA